A genomic window from Desulfobacterales bacterium includes:
- a CDS encoding formate--tetrahydrofolate ligase — MAYNALEMEDWQISEAAEEHMPMPDEWRDRLGLEKDEILPMGRLCKLDFMKIINRLKDKPNGKYIEVTAVTPTPLGEGKSTTSIGLIEGLGKRGMNVGGALRQPSGGPTMNVKGTAAGGGNALLIPMTDFSLGLTNDMNDIMNAHNLAMVAMTARMQHERNYNDEQLQRLTGMRRLNIDPTRVEMGWVIDYCAQALRNVVIGIGGRYDGFTMQSRFDIAPASECMAILAVAKDLADLRKRLDEITVAFDKSGNPVTTGDLEVGGAMTAWMRKTINPTLMSTVEYQPCMVHAGPFANIAIGQSSIIADRIGLKMHDYHVTESGFAADIGFEKFWNVKCRLSGLTPNVSVLTTTIRALKMHGGGPAVVSGLALPEAYVREDLGLLEKGLENMIHHIHTIRKSGINPVVCINCFHTDTPDEIRLVKDAAESAGARCAKSTHWEHGGDGALELADAVIDACNDGNDFKFLYPKEMKLRDRVQLIAREIYGADGVSWSPDAEAKARSLESDSRYDDYATLMVKTHLSLSHNPKLKGVPKGWILPIRDVLVYSGARFLCPCTWDISLMPGTGSNPAFRRVDVNTETGKVTGLF; from the coding sequence ATGGCTTACAATGCGCTGGAAATGGAAGACTGGCAGATATCGGAAGCGGCGGAAGAACATATGCCCATGCCGGATGAGTGGCGGGACCGGCTCGGGCTGGAAAAGGATGAAATTCTGCCGATGGGGCGACTGTGCAAGCTCGATTTCATGAAGATCATCAACCGTCTCAAGGATAAACCCAACGGAAAATATATCGAGGTCACGGCCGTTACCCCCACACCGCTGGGTGAGGGAAAAAGTACCACGTCCATCGGCCTGATCGAAGGGCTGGGCAAGCGGGGCATGAACGTGGGCGGGGCATTGAGACAGCCGTCCGGCGGGCCGACCATGAATGTGAAAGGAACGGCCGCAGGCGGAGGCAATGCGCTGTTGATCCCGATGACCGATTTTTCTCTGGGGCTGACCAATGATATGAACGATATCATGAATGCCCACAATCTGGCCATGGTCGCTATGACGGCCCGGATGCAGCATGAGCGAAATTACAATGACGAGCAGCTTCAGCGGCTCACCGGCATGCGCCGGCTTAATATCGATCCGACCCGGGTGGAAATGGGCTGGGTCATCGATTATTGCGCACAGGCCCTGAGAAATGTCGTTATAGGTATCGGCGGCCGCTATGACGGGTTTACCATGCAGTCCCGGTTTGATATTGCCCCGGCTTCCGAATGCATGGCAATCCTCGCGGTGGCCAAGGATCTGGCTGATCTGAGAAAGCGTCTCGATGAGATCACGGTCGCGTTTGACAAGTCCGGAAATCCCGTGACCACCGGGGATCTGGAAGTGGGCGGCGCCATGACGGCCTGGATGAGAAAGACCATCAACCCCACCCTGATGAGTACGGTCGAATACCAGCCGTGCATGGTCCATGCCGGTCCGTTTGCCAATATCGCCATCGGACAGTCCTCGATCATCGCCGATCGGATCGGGTTGAAAATGCATGACTATCATGTGACGGAAAGCGGGTTTGCCGCTGATATCGGGTTTGAAAAATTCTGGAATGTCAAATGCCGCCTGAGCGGATTGACGCCCAATGTCTCCGTGCTCACGACAACGATCCGGGCGCTCAAAATGCACGGCGGAGGCCCTGCCGTGGTTTCCGGCCTTGCCCTGCCCGAAGCCTACGTCAGGGAAGATCTGGGCCTGCTTGAAAAAGGCCTTGAAAACATGATCCATCACATCCATACCATCCGAAAATCCGGCATCAATCCGGTGGTGTGCATCAACTGCTTTCATACCGATACGCCGGATGAAATCCGGCTGGTGAAGGATGCGGCCGAATCGGCCGGCGCCCGCTGCGCCAAATCCACCCACTGGGAGCATGGCGGAGACGGGGCCCTTGAGCTGGCCGATGCAGTGATCGATGCCTGCAATGACGGAAATGATTTCAAGTTTCTGTACCCGAAAGAGATGAAACTGCGAGACCGGGTCCAGCTGATTGCCAGGGAAATCTACGGGGCCGACGGCGTTTCCTGGAGTCCGGATGCCGAGGCCAAGGCCAGAAGCCTCGAAAGCGATTCCCGATACGATGATTACGCCACCCTGATGGTAAAAACCCATCTGAGTCTGAGCCATAATCCAAAACTCAAGGGAGTCCCCAAAGGATGGATACTGCCCATTCGCGATGTGCTCGTCTATTCGGGCGCCAGGTTCCTGTGCCCCTGCACCTGGGATATCAGCCTGATGCCGGGAACCGGCTCCAACCCGGCGTTTCGAAGAGTCGATGTGAATACGGAAACAGGAAAGGTCACGGGGCTGTTTTAA
- a CDS encoding ABC transporter ATP-binding protein, producing the protein MRTDYGYAEEGTLGKPYDIHILKRLYPFSRPYRRWIFYAIAIVMCMTLLDLALPYLTKIAIDRYIVPRSQIGQIGSPGSTDAEVRRLVVDLNDASIRSVVEKYPALFQTDGATASILFRQLPALSREDTARLRAPDLSGLAMTAAVFLGIVLLNFGLNFIQVVMMEYAGQNMLHELRVRLFTHIQDQPMSFFTRHPVGRLVTRVTSDVQNMHELFTSVIVFVFKDLFLLIGIAAVLIGLNWKLALVSFSVLPLVGWASVYFARHSRDVFRILRVKIAEINTRFSESIGGLKVIQLFMQENRNRRNFNRLNHDCFLAGMRQIRLFAVLMPVIEILGSTVLALIIFYGGTSVLSDQISLGALVAFISYMKMFFRPIRDISEKYNIMQNAMASAERIFMMFDAQEGAVVVSNAPDAPPGLITDIRFENVTFGYTPDEPVLKSVTFSMKKGDTVAIVGSTGSGKTTIINLMARFYEPDSGRILINGQDISAMHPSAVRSLMALVTQDPVLFSGTIRNNILKGNCQVSDLKMKEILTAASCDALIDRLPEGLDTVLSEGGASISSGERQLISIARAFACDPELIILDEATSYIDSETEQTIQTAMANLMNHRTALVVAHRLSTVRHADTILVLNHGTIVESGTHDELMDRKGFYYELHQVWGGRGQRSERVGHKQ; encoded by the coding sequence ATGCGGACTGATTATGGATATGCTGAAGAAGGGACGCTTGGAAAACCCTATGATATCCATATTCTGAAACGGCTGTATCCGTTTTCCAGACCCTACCGCAGATGGATTTTCTACGCGATCGCGATTGTCATGTGCATGACCCTGCTGGATCTGGCGCTTCCCTATCTTACGAAAATCGCGATTGACCGGTACATCGTGCCACGGTCACAAATCGGTCAGATCGGCTCACCGGGGTCAACAGATGCTGAGGTCAGACGCCTGGTTGTCGATTTGAATGATGCATCGATTCGGTCCGTTGTCGAAAAATACCCCGCACTTTTTCAGACCGATGGGGCAACCGCGTCCATTTTATTTCGGCAGCTGCCGGCGCTTTCCAGAGAGGATACGGCCAGGCTGAGAGCCCCTGACCTTTCAGGGCTTGCTATGACAGCCGCCGTGTTTCTCGGCATTGTCCTGCTCAACTTTGGCTTGAATTTTATTCAGGTGGTCATGATGGAATACGCCGGTCAGAATATGCTCCATGAACTCAGGGTCCGGCTGTTTACGCATATCCAGGACCAGCCCATGAGCTTTTTTACCCGGCATCCGGTCGGCCGGCTGGTGACGCGGGTGACCAGCGATGTCCAGAATATGCATGAGCTGTTTACATCGGTGATCGTGTTCGTGTTCAAGGACCTGTTTCTGCTGATCGGCATTGCCGCGGTTTTGATCGGACTCAACTGGAAGCTGGCGCTGGTTTCGTTTTCGGTGCTGCCACTGGTCGGATGGGCCTCGGTTTATTTTGCCCGCCATTCCCGTGACGTTTTCCGGATACTTCGGGTGAAAATCGCCGAGATCAATACCCGGTTTTCAGAAAGCATCGGAGGGCTGAAAGTGATTCAGCTGTTCATGCAGGAAAATCGGAACCGCCGCAATTTCAACCGGCTCAACCATGACTGTTTTCTGGCCGGCATGAGGCAGATCCGGCTGTTTGCCGTGCTGATGCCGGTGATCGAAATTCTGGGTTCGACGGTGCTGGCGCTGATCATCTTTTACGGCGGGACAAGCGTCCTTTCGGACCAGATCAGTCTGGGCGCGCTGGTTGCCTTTATATCCTATATGAAAATGTTTTTCCGGCCCATACGGGATATCTCCGAAAAATATAACATCATGCAAAATGCCATGGCATCGGCCGAACGAATCTTTATGATGTTCGATGCGCAGGAGGGGGCGGTCGTGGTTTCAAATGCGCCGGATGCACCGCCCGGCCTCATAACCGATATCCGGTTTGAGAACGTCACGTTTGGTTATACCCCGGATGAACCGGTGCTCAAATCCGTTACCTTTTCCATGAAAAAAGGCGATACCGTTGCCATTGTCGGATCCACCGGTTCCGGGAAGACCACGATTATTAATTTGATGGCCCGGTTTTATGAACCGGATTCAGGCCGTATCCTGATCAATGGACAGGATATCAGCGCCATGCACCCGTCCGCCGTTCGTTCGTTGATGGCGCTGGTGACACAGGACCCGGTCCTGTTTTCAGGAACCATCCGGAACAACATCCTGAAGGGAAACTGTCAGGTATCGGATTTGAAAATGAAGGAGATCCTCACTGCCGCCAGCTGTGATGCCCTGATCGATCGGCTGCCCGAAGGGCTGGATACGGTTCTGTCAGAGGGCGGGGCATCGATTTCCAGCGGTGAGCGCCAGCTGATATCCATTGCCAGGGCCTTTGCCTGTGATCCGGAACTTATCATTCTGGATGAGGCCACCTCCTACATCGATTCGGAAACCGAACAGACCATCCAGACCGCTATGGCCAACCTGATGAACCACCGCACCGCCTTAGTCGTCGCCCACCGTCTGTCCACCGTCCGTCATGCCGATACCATCCTGGTGTTAAACCATGGAACCATTGTCGAAAGCGGAACCCATGATGAGCTGATGGACCGCAAAGGGTTTTACTATGAACTTCACCAGGTATGGGGGGGCAGAGGTCAGAGGTCGGAAAGAGTAGGTCATAAGCAGTAG